One segment of Desmodus rotundus isolate HL8 chromosome 6, HLdesRot8A.1, whole genome shotgun sequence DNA contains the following:
- the LOC112304144 gene encoding putative testis-specific Y-encoded-like protein 3, translating into MADEGEGVLETTARLPPGLAREGGSRPAPAAWAREAGGCGRPDPSDGPGTAPPVLGLRGAFSVATHPTLENGLVEGEAPETCGAVGPGAQAEAREKAEEMTIEEGAIFSEEAEGEVQKQQVGEEMEVAEKLVEEEKLEVGAEAQEGPAPLNLDGPVVDPLEAIQWELEAVSAQADRAYLQLERRFGRMHRLHLARRSFIIQNIPGFWVTAFLNHPQLSALISPRDEDMLCYLMNLEVRELRHARTGCKFKFRFWSNPYFRNKVIVKEYECRSSGRVVSIATRIRWHRGQEPPALVHRNRETVRSFFSWFSQHSLPEADMVAQIIKEDLWPNPLQYYLLGDRPHRARRGLARWPTEPPSRPYGFQSG; encoded by the coding sequence ATGGCGGACGAGGGTGAGGGGGTCCTGGAAACCACCGCGCGCCTGCCGCCGGGCCTCGCACGGGAGGGGGGCTCGCGCCCTGCCCCTGCGGCTTGGGCCCGAGAAGCCGGGGGATGTGGGCGCCCCGACCCCTCAGACGGCCCGGGGACCGCCCCGCCTGTCCTCGGGCTCCGGGGAGCGTTCTCTGTGGCGACTCATCCCACCCTGGAAAACGGCCTTGTCGAGGGCGAGGCCCCAGAAACCTGTGGCGCAGTGGGGCCGGGGGCCCAGGCTGAAGCCCGCGAGAAGGCCGAGGAAATGACGATTGAGGAGGGCGCCATCTTCTCTGAGGAGGCGGAGGGGGAGGTGCAAAAGCAGCAGGTGGGCGAGGAGATGGAGGTGGCTGAGAAGCTGGTCGAGGAGGAGAAGCTGGAGGTGGGAGCGGAGGCACAGGAGGGACCCGCGCCCCTAAACCTTGATGGTCCAGTTGTGGACCCACTGGAGGCCATCCAGTGGGAGCTGGAGGCTGTGAGTGCCCAGGCAGACAGGGCCTACCTGCAGCTGGAGCGCAGGTTTGGGCGCATGCACCGCTTGCACCTAGCCCGTAGGAGCTTCATCATCCAGAATATTCCTGGCTTCTGGGTCACCGCCTTCCTGAACCACCCGCAGCTGTCCGCCCTGATCAGCCCCCGAGATGAAGACATGCTGTGCTACCTGATGAACTTGGAGGTGAGGGAGCTCAGGCATGCCAGGACCGGCTGCAAGTTCAAGTTCCGCTTTTGGAGCAATCCCTACTTCCGGAACAAGGTGATCGTGAAGGAGTATGAATGCAGATCCTCAGGCCGGGTGGTGTCCATCGCAACTCGCATCCGATGGCACCGGGGCCAGGAACCCCCAGCTCTGGTGCACAGGAACCGAGAGACTGTCCGCAGCTTCTTCAGCTGGTTCTCACAGCACAGCCTCCCGGAGGCTGACATGGTTGCCCAGATTATTAAAGAGGACCTGTGGCCCAACCCCCTGCAGTACTACCTGCTGGGGGATAGGCCCCACAGAGCCAGGAGAGGCCTAGCAAGGTGGCCCACAGAGCCCCCTTCAAGGCCCTATGGGTTCCAGTCTGGCTAA
- the PLAGL2 gene encoding zinc finger protein PLAGL2 isoform X2, producing the protein MATHSAQKPHQCMYCDKMFHRKDHLRNHLQTHDPNKEALHCSECGKNYNTKLGYRRHLAMHAASSGDLSCKVCLQTFESTQALLEHLKAHSRRVAGGAKEKKHPCDHCDRRFYTRKDVRRHLVVHTGRKDFLCQYCAQRFGRKDHLTRHVKKSHSQELLKIKTEPVDMLGLLSCNSTVSVKEELSPVLCMASRDMMGAKAFPSMLPMGMYGTHIPTMPSAGMPHSLVHNTLPMGMSYPLESSPISSPAQLPPKYQLGSTSYLPDKLPKVEVDSFLAELPGSLSLSSAEPQPASPQPAAAAALLDEALLTKSPANLSEALCAANVDFSHLLGFLPLNLPTCNPPGATGGLVMGYSQAEAQPLLTTLQAQPQDSPGAGGPLNFGPLHSLPPVFTSGLSTTTLPRFHQAFQ; encoded by the coding sequence ATGGCCACCCACTCAGCCCAAAAACCACACCAGTGCATGTACTGTGATAAGATGTTTCACCGCAAGGACCATCTCCGGAACCACCTGCAGACCCATGACCCCAACAAAGAGGCTCTCCACTGTTCCGAGTGCGGTAAGAATTACAATACGAAGCTGGGCTACCGGCGTCATCTGGCCATGCATGCCGCCAGCAGCGGTGACCTCAGCTGCAAAGTGTGCCTGCAGACCTTTGAGAGTACCCAGGCACTGTTAGAGCACCTGAAGGCCCATTCACGCCGGGTAGCAGGGGGTGCCAAGGAGAAGAAGCACCCCTGTGACCACTGTGACCGGCGGTTCTATACTCGTAAGGATGTGCGGCGGCACCTGGTAGTGCACACAGGCCGGAAGGACTTCCTGTGCCAGTACTGTGCCCAGCGGTTTGGCCGCAAGGACCACCTGACACGGCATGTCAAGAAGAGCCACTCGCAGGAGCTGCTCAAGATTAAGACAGAGCCAGTGGACATGTTAGGCCTTCTCAGCTGCAACTCCACAGTCAGCGTGAAGGAAGAGCTGAGCCCTGTGCTGTGCATGGCCTCTCGGGACATGATGGGGGCCAAGGCCTTCCCTAGCATGTTACCCATGGGCATGTATGGCACCCACATCCCTACCATGCCCAGCGCAGGCATGCCACACTCCCTGGTGCACAACACGCTGCCCATGGGTATGAGCTACCCTCTGGAATCCTCACCTATCTCTTCTCCAGCTCAGCTTCCTCCAAAATACCAACTTGGATCTACCTCATACTTGCCTGACAAATTGCCCAAAGTGGAGGTGGATAGTTTTCTGGCGGAGCTTCCTGGAAGCCTGTCCCTCTCATCCGCTGAACCCCAGCCCGCCTCACCTCAGCCGGCGGCAGCTGCGGCCCTCCTAGATGAAGCACTGCTCACCAAGAGCCCCGCCAACCTCTCTGAGGCCCTCTGCGCTGCTAATGTGGACTTCTCCCACTTACTGGGCTTTCTTCCACTCAACCTGCCCACGTGTAACCCACCCGGGGCCACAGGGGGCCTGGTCATGGGCTACTCCCAGGCTGAGGCACAGCCCCTGCTCACCACATTGCAAGCTCAGCCTCAAGATtccccaggagctgggggaccTCTGAACTTTGGGCCTCTGCACTCCTTGCCTCCTGTCTTCACCTCTGGcctgagcaccaccaccctgcctcgtTTCCACCAGGCATTCCAGTAG
- the PLAGL2 gene encoding zinc finger protein PLAGL2 isoform X1 produces MTTFFTSVPPWIQDAKQEEEVGWKLVPRPRGREAESQVKCQCEISGTPFSNGEKLRPHSLPHPEQRPYSCPQLHCGKAFASKYKLYRHMATHSAQKPHQCMYCDKMFHRKDHLRNHLQTHDPNKEALHCSECGKNYNTKLGYRRHLAMHAASSGDLSCKVCLQTFESTQALLEHLKAHSRRVAGGAKEKKHPCDHCDRRFYTRKDVRRHLVVHTGRKDFLCQYCAQRFGRKDHLTRHVKKSHSQELLKIKTEPVDMLGLLSCNSTVSVKEELSPVLCMASRDMMGAKAFPSMLPMGMYGTHIPTMPSAGMPHSLVHNTLPMGMSYPLESSPISSPAQLPPKYQLGSTSYLPDKLPKVEVDSFLAELPGSLSLSSAEPQPASPQPAAAAALLDEALLTKSPANLSEALCAANVDFSHLLGFLPLNLPTCNPPGATGGLVMGYSQAEAQPLLTTLQAQPQDSPGAGGPLNFGPLHSLPPVFTSGLSTTTLPRFHQAFQ; encoded by the exons ATGACCACATTTTTCACCAGCGTCCCCCCCTGGATTCAAGATGcaaagcaggaggaggaagtgggctgGAAACTAGTTCCCAGACCTCGGGGCCGGGAGGCGGAGAGTCAAGTGAAGTGCCAATGTGAAATCTCGGGGACACCCTTCTCAAACGGGGAGAAGCTGAGACCTCACAGCCTCCCTCATCCAGAGCAGAGGCCGTATAGCTGCCCTCAGCTGCACTGTGGCAAGGCTTTTGCCTCCAAGTATAAGCTGTATAG GCACATGGCCACCCACTCAGCCCAAAAACCACACCAGTGCATGTACTGTGATAAGATGTTTCACCGCAAGGACCATCTCCGGAACCACCTGCAGACCCATGACCCCAACAAAGAGGCTCTCCACTGTTCCGAGTGCGGTAAGAATTACAATACGAAGCTGGGCTACCGGCGTCATCTGGCCATGCATGCCGCCAGCAGCGGTGACCTCAGCTGCAAAGTGTGCCTGCAGACCTTTGAGAGTACCCAGGCACTGTTAGAGCACCTGAAGGCCCATTCACGCCGGGTAGCAGGGGGTGCCAAGGAGAAGAAGCACCCCTGTGACCACTGTGACCGGCGGTTCTATACTCGTAAGGATGTGCGGCGGCACCTGGTAGTGCACACAGGCCGGAAGGACTTCCTGTGCCAGTACTGTGCCCAGCGGTTTGGCCGCAAGGACCACCTGACACGGCATGTCAAGAAGAGCCACTCGCAGGAGCTGCTCAAGATTAAGACAGAGCCAGTGGACATGTTAGGCCTTCTCAGCTGCAACTCCACAGTCAGCGTGAAGGAAGAGCTGAGCCCTGTGCTGTGCATGGCCTCTCGGGACATGATGGGGGCCAAGGCCTTCCCTAGCATGTTACCCATGGGCATGTATGGCACCCACATCCCTACCATGCCCAGCGCAGGCATGCCACACTCCCTGGTGCACAACACGCTGCCCATGGGTATGAGCTACCCTCTGGAATCCTCACCTATCTCTTCTCCAGCTCAGCTTCCTCCAAAATACCAACTTGGATCTACCTCATACTTGCCTGACAAATTGCCCAAAGTGGAGGTGGATAGTTTTCTGGCGGAGCTTCCTGGAAGCCTGTCCCTCTCATCCGCTGAACCCCAGCCCGCCTCACCTCAGCCGGCGGCAGCTGCGGCCCTCCTAGATGAAGCACTGCTCACCAAGAGCCCCGCCAACCTCTCTGAGGCCCTCTGCGCTGCTAATGTGGACTTCTCCCACTTACTGGGCTTTCTTCCACTCAACCTGCCCACGTGTAACCCACCCGGGGCCACAGGGGGCCTGGTCATGGGCTACTCCCAGGCTGAGGCACAGCCCCTGCTCACCACATTGCAAGCTCAGCCTCAAGATtccccaggagctgggggaccTCTGAACTTTGGGCCTCTGCACTCCTTGCCTCCTGTCTTCACCTCTGGcctgagcaccaccaccctgcctcgtTTCCACCAGGCATTCCAGTAG